One window of the Anaerobranca gottschalkii DSM 13577 genome contains the following:
- a CDS encoding transposase — protein sequence EWKNQYNKRSSVERCNSRLKKYLNLDNLRSKGIKKAKVHALLNCIALVAGTIALNIGVSASKAA from the coding sequence TGAATGGAAAAATCAATATAACAAAAGAAGTTCTGTTGAAAGATGTAATAGCAGGCTAAAAAAATATCTAAATTTAGATAATCTCAGATCTAAAGGTATAAAGAAGGCTAAAGTTCATGCATTGCTTAACTGTATAGCCTTAGTTGCAGGAACTATTGCATTGAATATAGGTGTATCTGCTAGCAAAGCTGCTTAA